The Pseudomonas sp. B21-023 genomic interval AGGCCGTTGAAGCTGACCACGTAGTTGCCCAGGGTGAAGTCGCTGCCGCTGCCGCCGCCGAGCACTTCGCCCAGGGAAACGTTGTCGAGCGAACCCCACAGGTAGTGATTGAGGTTGTCGCCCGGTGCCTTCGATGGGTCGAACACGTAGTGCAGGCCGTTGGCGCTGTCGCTGTCGGCAATGAAGGCGTAATCCGAGCTGTTGCGACCGTGGGTGGCGTATTGGTCGCCGTCGAAAGTGCCGTTGCTGAAGCCGCCGGTGTTGCTGTAGCCGTGGCCGGCGGTGACGAAGCCGGCGCTCCAGAAGGCCAGGTAATCGTCGACGGTGGAGCTGGCGAAAGCGGCGTCGTAGTTAACGGAAAGGGTCATGACAGTTCCTCGTTGTTGCACAGTTATGACGAAGGCGTGTTCCGTGCCTTCGCGTCGCCCGAATGGGCAAACCCGGTTGAATCAGAAGCGGTACTCGAGCATGCCGCTCAAGGTGCGACCACGGGCCAGCGACAGGTTGTTGCCGTCGCCCATCGCCACGAAGTAGGCCTCATCTGTGGCATTTTCCAGGGAAAGGGCCAGGTTCAGGCTGGGAGTCATCCAGTAGCTTGCGTACAGGTCATAGACGGTGTACTGGGGCCACTGGGCCTGATCAATCTGGTTGTAGGTATGGCTCTTGAGGTTTTCGCCATTGCCTTCGCTGTAGCGCACACGCAGGCCTACATCCAGGGTGCGATCGAGCAGGCGCATGCCCAAGGTCAGCGCACCGCGGTCTGCAGGCATATAGGAAGCGTTGCCCATGATGTCGCCGCAGCTGACGATGTTGTTGGTGTCTGCGGCGCCCTCGGCGCGTGATACCCGCACCGGCAGCATGATGATGCGGCTGCCCACACGGACCGGGCGCATGACGGTGCCAGCGCTGACCAGCCGCTGTGCGCCGCCCATGTAGAACTGGTTGGAGCAGAACTCGTTGCTGCCGATCATGTGGGTGTAGCTGAGCTGCCCGTAGTAGGCGCCGGCGTCGTAATCCAGGCTGTATTCCACGCCGCGAAAGCGCGTGGTCTCCAGGTTGTTCTGGTAGGCCGAGCGACCCAGCGCGATACCCGCCACGCTGCTGCCGGGCAACGAGACATTGGTGTCGAGAAACGAGAAGTTGTCGATGCGCGTGTCGAAGTAGGCGACCTTGGCGCCGAACCGATCGCCGTCGCGCAGCAGCGACTCCTTGAAAATGTTCAGCCCCAACTCCCAGTTGTGCGATTCCTCGGCCTTGAGAAACGGGTTGGGATAGACCATCTCGGCACTGCCGCCGGCATGTGGGCGGCCGCTCATGAACACCTCGGTCACCGCCGGCGGACGCCAGCCACGGCCCCAGCGGGTGTAGACCTGCAACCAGTCCGGCCCTGGCTTGACCGCAATACCGAAGGTTGGCGAGAAACGGCCTTCCTCCGTCTGCTCGTCGAAGATCATATGGGTCTGCTGGCGCGAAAGGCTGACCTCGGTGACCCCCTCGGGGTACATCCAGGTGGTGACGCCGGTCTTGCCGCTCAGCCGGTAGCGGTCATAACGCAAACCGGCATCCAGACTGAGCCAGTCGTCATGCTCGTAGGTGAGATTGCCGAACAGGCTGGCCATGATCCGCTTACCTTTGGGATTGGCACCTTGCACATAGGGCAGCGATTCCACTTCGTTCTGGGCGGCGACACGGTCCGTGCTGGGACGGAAACTGTCCTGGAACAGCTCGGTGCCGTAGTTGAAACTCAAGGTGTCGACCTGCCCGAAGTGCCAGCGCGAGGTGTTCTGCACCTGCAGCCCCCAGGTGTCGGTCTGGAAGCGGTCGGTATAGGCCTCGACACGGTTGCCGGTACCCACGCTGGACATGTTGTCGGCGTTCCAGCGGTCCTGGCGGGTGGTTACGTAATAAAGCTTGGCCTTGAAATCGATCAGGTCGTTGTCGGGCGAGAAGCTGTAGTCGACTGCAGCGTTCTTCGCATTGATGTCATTGGTCCCGGTGACCCGGTAGTAATAGCGGTTACTGTTGCTGTCGTTGTAGGTCCAGGCATCCTTGCTGTCGGCATCGGTCTCGAAGTAGCTGAACTGCAGGCGCTGATGCTCAGGCAGGTTGATGCCGAACTTGAACAGTTGGGAGCGGGTGATGCTGTCCATCGCCCCGACTTCACCGTGCAGCCAGCTCTTCCAGGCCTCGCGATTCTCCAGCTTGCCGCGGATCTGCGTGCCCAGGTTGTCGGCATTCTGCGTGCCGCTGCGGTAGTCGCCGAAGTGCCGCTCGCTGTAGCCGACGAGGATGTCGCCTATCTCGTTGCCGGCAGCAAACAGCGCACTGCCGTTGAAGTACGTGCCATTGCCCAGCTCGCCGATTCCATGGCCGGCGCGCAGGCGACCGCCTACTTCCTTGCCGGCGCCCAGCAGGTCACGGGCCTCGACGGTATTGAAACTGGCGATGCCACCGATCACCCCGGCGCCCCCCATGCCGGCAGAGGTGCCCTTGTCGATTTCCACGCCCTGGATGAACTCCGGGTCGATGAACATCGTGCCGTTGCGCTGCTGGTGGCCGTTGACACTGAAGTTCTGGCGCATGCCATCGATGTTCATGTTGACTCGGCCATAATCCTGCACGCCGCGGATGTTCACCGACAGCCCGGGGTCGCGCTGGTTGACCGCTGTGTACACCCCGGCAGTCTGCTCGAGCAGGTCGGCAGCGTGGCGCGGCGGGCGTTTGTCGATCTGCTCGCGGGTGATCACGCTGACCGAGCGAGGCGTCTGGTAGACCCAGTCGCCGTCACGCATCGAGTCAATATGGGTGGCGCCCAGTTCCATGACCTGGCCACCCTCCGCCAGGCGCTCCAGGCCTACTTGGCCCGGAGCACTGAAGCGATAGCGTACGGGCATGCCGCGCAGTAACCGGTGCAACCCCTCTTCGACGCTGTAGCCGCCGTGCAGGCCTTCGCTTTGCAAGCCAGCCAGTGTTCGGCTGTCGAAGAACACCTGGACCCCGGACTGCTCGGCATAGGCCAGGACGGCACTGTCGAGGGCCTGGGCAGGGATATCGAACTGAATGACGGTGTGCCTGGCGCTGCTGGCGGCGGTAGCAGCCTGCACCATGCCGATCCCCATCGGCAGGGTGCAGGTGCCCAGGGCCAGGCTGCCGGCAAGGGCGATGCGGCCCAGAGGCCGGAGGGG includes:
- a CDS encoding heme acquisition protein HasA is translated as MTLSVNYDAAFASSTVDDYLAFWSAGFVTAGHGYSNTGGFSNGTFDGDQYATHGRNSSDYAFIADSDSANGLHYVFDPSKAPGDNLNHYLWGSLDNVSLGEVLGGGSGSDFTLGNYVVSFNGLDLDAAQGAGRAGNEVQSVIYGLMQGNTSALEGVLDNLLAGFGVSTNSTFAEIGAALAAGPAHAASAEAVGVQALPEDLALAA
- a CDS encoding TonB-dependent receptor, with the translated sequence MGIGMVQAATAASSARHTVIQFDIPAQALDSAVLAYAEQSGVQVFFDSRTLAGLQSEGLHGGYSVEEGLHRLLRGMPVRYRFSAPGQVGLERLAEGGQVMELGATHIDSMRDGDWVYQTPRSVSVITREQIDKRPPRHAADLLEQTAGVYTAVNQRDPGLSVNIRGVQDYGRVNMNIDGMRQNFSVNGHQQRNGTMFIDPEFIQGVEIDKGTSAGMGGAGVIGGIASFNTVEARDLLGAGKEVGGRLRAGHGIGELGNGTYFNGSALFAAGNEIGDILVGYSERHFGDYRSGTQNADNLGTQIRGKLENREAWKSWLHGEVGAMDSITRSQLFKFGINLPEHQRLQFSYFETDADSKDAWTYNDSNSNRYYYRVTGTNDINAKNAAVDYSFSPDNDLIDFKAKLYYVTTRQDRWNADNMSSVGTGNRVEAYTDRFQTDTWGLQVQNTSRWHFGQVDTLSFNYGTELFQDSFRPSTDRVAAQNEVESLPYVQGANPKGKRIMASLFGNLTYEHDDWLSLDAGLRYDRYRLSGKTGVTTWMYPEGVTEVSLSRQQTHMIFDEQTEEGRFSPTFGIAVKPGPDWLQVYTRWGRGWRPPAVTEVFMSGRPHAGGSAEMVYPNPFLKAEESHNWELGLNIFKESLLRDGDRFGAKVAYFDTRIDNFSFLDTNVSLPGSSVAGIALGRSAYQNNLETTRFRGVEYSLDYDAGAYYGQLSYTHMIGSNEFCSNQFYMGGAQRLVSAGTVMRPVRVGSRIIMLPVRVSRAEGAADTNNIVSCGDIMGNASYMPADRGALTLGMRLLDRTLDVGLRVRYSEGNGENLKSHTYNQIDQAQWPQYTVYDLYASYWMTPSLNLALSLENATDEAYFVAMGDGNNLSLARGRTLSGMLEYRF